The following proteins are encoded in a genomic region of Musa acuminata AAA Group cultivar baxijiao chromosome BXJ2-11, Cavendish_Baxijiao_AAA, whole genome shotgun sequence:
- the LOC135626853 gene encoding pentatricopeptide repeat-containing protein At4g19440, chloroplastic-like produces MRLRLRLPPPLRLPPDRTKPLYCIRAYSFSSSSSSAAAAADDDDAALRRSLSLLLSPAPFDAALCRETLSRICPRRLERLLLDLRSSLHPEPALRFFSFATDHCGFIFTPRAYALILHSLFRSNLASAARVLLLRILDARAAVPLFLDDPDHWFSEIIHALADTVPSSDSPAIDLLVHLCCTQLRGRGLALIAFRILVDRGLCPSLKTCNFLLVSLVKSKNLEDARMVFDQMQQFVAPDVYSYTILIDALCKRRNVEEAMALFSDMERSGISASVVTYNALIDGLCKRNMLNEAFALKEKMVRISINPSIVTFGILINGLVKLDRFGDVELVLTEMEEIGIPPSVVIYNTLIYGHCKMGRPTEALKLRDEMMAKGIEPNCVTYNIIVQGLCDAGDMKQAEYILDEILSNGMEANAGLFGSIIFWLVTKEQRLDCAVRLLGEMLLRNLRPNDSLLTALIVELCKQGKHRNAIEIWSKMLEKGFGVNITTSNALIHGLCESGNIKEAIGFLKSILERGIAPDRVTYNILISGCCKEGKICEGFKLWDDMIKRGFKPDIVTWNTLIHGLCRLGRMEEAIGLLNQLKDEDLVPDLFTCSMIIDGYCKVKEIDKAKSFLKEMGTWGLEANVVVYNSLVSGFCKNGNITGASNLVDEMKSNGILPNFVTYSTLMHGFCCTGYLEEAKRIFELMKENGLGLNVVTYTALIAGYCRSGQMDEAIKVYKAMCVAGVTPNKFTYTVLIQGYAKMGNLEAASKLLDEMVNNGIVPDSVTFNALMSEFCKEGRVEEALKISDQISQRGLALDDTDYTTLVLE; encoded by the coding sequence ATGAGATTGAGATTGCGATTGCCGCCGCCGCTCAGACTGCCACCCGATCGGACCAAACCTTTATACTGTATCCGTGCctattccttctcctcctcctcctcctccgcggccGCCGCCGCTGACGACGACGACGCCGCCCTCCGTCGCAGCCTCTCCCTGCTCCTCTCCCCTGCCCCCTTCGATGCTGCCCTCTGCCGCGAGACCCTCTCTCGCATCTGCCCTCGCCGCCTCGAACGCCTCCTCCTCGACCTCCGCTCCTCCCTCCACCCCGAGCCCGCCCTTCGCTTCTTCTCCTTCGCCACCGATCACTGTGGCTTCATCTTCACCCCCCGCGCCTACGCCCTCATCCTCCACTCCCTCTTCCGATCCAACCTCGCATCTGCGGCCCGGGTTCTCCTACTTCGCATCCTCGACGCCCGCGCCGCCGTCCCCCTCTTCCTCGATGACCCGGATCATTGGTTCTCCGAGATCATCCACGCCCTTGCTGACACCGTCCCCTCAAGCGACTCGCCCGCGATCGATCTTCTTGTCCACCTCTGCTGCACCCAGCTTCGTGGCCGAGGGCTCGCCTTAATTGCCTTCAGAATCCTCGTCGATCGGGGGCTCTGCCCGTCTCTGAAGACCTGCAATTTTCTTTTGGTATCGCTGGTGAAATCCAAGAATTTAGAGGATGCTCGCATGGTTTTTGATCAAATGCAGCAGTTTGTTGCTCCTGACGTCTACTCGTACACCATACTGATTGATGCCCTCTGCAAGAGACGGAATGTTGAGGAAGCTATGGCATTGTTCTCGGATATGGAAAGGTCCGGAATTTCTGCAAGCGTTGTAACTTACAATGCTCTGATTGATGGACTTTGCAAGAGAAATATGTTGAATGAGGCATTTGCATTGAAGGAGAAGATGGTTAGAATCTCGATAAATCCAAGCATCGTAACATTTGGTATTCTCATCAATGGCTTGGTTAAATTGGATAGGTTTGGCGATGTGGAACTTGTCCTAACTGAAATGGAAGAGATTGGAATTCCACCAAGTGTGGTTATCTATAATACATTGATATATGGGCACTGTAAGATGGGACGACCCACAGAGGCATTAAAGTTGAGGGATGAAATGATGGCGAAAGGTATAGAACCGAACTGTGTTACCTACAATATAATTGTACAAGGCTTGTGCGATGCAGGGGACATGAAGCAGGCTGAGTATATTCTTGATGAAATTCTGTCAAATGGGATGGAAGCAAATGCTGGGCTGTTTGGTTCTATTATTTTCTGGCTTGTCACTAAAGAACAAAGATTAGATTGTGCGGTGAGGCTACTTGGAGAGATGCTGCTGAGGAATTTAAGGCCTAATGACTCTCTTTTGACGGCTTTGATTGTTGAGCTCTGTAAGCAAGGGAAGCATCGAAACGCCATAGAGATTTGGTCCAAGATGTTGGAGAAAGGATTTGGTGTGAATATTACAACTTCCAATGCATTGATTCATGGGCTTTGTGAGTCAGGAAACATCAAGGAAGCAATAGGGTTCCTCAAATCAATTCTCGAGAGGGGAATAGCACCAGATAGAGTGACATATAATATCTTGATATCTGGATGCTGCAAAGAAGGGAAAATCTGCGAGGGGTTTAAACTATGGGATGACATGATCAAAAGAGGATTTAAACCAGATATTGTTACCTGGAACACTCTAATACATGGTTTATGCCGTTTAGGTAGAATGGAAGAGGCTATTGGACTTTTGAATCAACTAAAGGATGAAGATTTGGTTCCGGATCTTTTTACATGCAGTATGATTATCGATGGCTATTGCAAGGTTAAGGAAATTGATAAAGCTAAAAGCTTCCTAAAGGAGATGGGTACATGGGGTTTAGAGGCAAATGTTGTTGTCTACAACTCACTTGTGAGTGGGTTTTGCAAGAATGGCAATATTACTGGGGCTTCTAATCTTGTCGATGAAATGAAAAGTAATGGTATATTACCAAATTTTGTGACTTATAGTACCCTTATGCATGGCTTCTGCTGCACTGGATATTTAGAGGAGGCTAAAAGAATTTTTGAATTGATGAAGGAGAATGGTTTGGGCTTGAATGTGGTGACCTATACTGCACTTATTGCTGGATACTGTAGGTCAGGTCAAATGGATGAAGCAATCAAGGTCTACAAGGCAATGTGTGTCGCTGGTGTAACCCCAAACAAGTTCACATATACAGTATTGATACAAGGGTATGCTAAAATGGGGAATCTTGAAGCAGCGTCTAAACTTCTTGACGAAATGGTGAACAATGGTATTGTTCCTGATTCTGTCACATTCAATGCATTGATGTCTGAATTCTGCAAGGAAGGTAGAGTAGAAGAGGCTCTTAAAATATCTGATCAAATATCTCAAAGAGGTCTGGCACTAGATGATACTGATTATACTACTTTAGTTCTGGAATAA
- the LOC135627603 gene encoding pyrophosphate-energized vacuolar membrane proton pump-like produces the protein MSYHDLVFIYCVLSLLLISQYCTNGADSCRTGAATSVIFGLALGYKSVIIPTFATAVSIFVRFSLAAIYGIAVAALGMLSSIATGPAIDAYGPTSDNIAGGIAQMDGTSHRIQEKTDALDTAGNTTAALGRGFAIDSSALVSLAVKQLFPLWMSDTKGVHWVDCWCDASLLVLSHDHEECRQCSSEEGGGGLKALTEAYGWCSGDAYTPDHWNFVSWKPYLVFLLGLLFLVFRLLSDPHLILVVHGTMPSTSRMVNFKITKLCLFKLGLHEAGASDHARSLGPKESVRHMAAVICDTIGDPLKDTSGSSPIKLMVVEFLVLAPFFATQGSLLFKI, from the exons ATGAGCTACCATGATCTGGTTTTTATATATTGTGTcctttccttactacttatttCTCAGTACTGTACAAATGGCGCTGATTCTTGCCGGACTGGAGCCGCTACTAGTGTCATTTTTGGACTGGCTTTAGGATACAAGTCTGTCATTATCCCAACTTTTGCCACTGCTGTCAGTATATTTGTTAGATTTAGTCTTGCTGCCATCTATGGTATTGCTGTTGCTGCTTTAGGCATGCTGAGCAGTATTGCTACTGGTCCGGCCATTGATGCTTATGGGCCCACCAGTGACAATATTGCTGGAGGCATTGCTCAGATGGATGGAACGAGCCACAGGATTCAGGAGAAAACAGATGCACTTGATACTGCAGGCAACACCACCGCAGCCCTAGGAAGG GGCTTTGCAATTGATTCATCTGCCTTGGTCTCTCTCGCAGTCAAGCAGCTATTTCCACTGTGGATGTCTGACACCAAAGGTGTTCATTGGGTTGATTGTTGGTGCGATGCTTCCTTACTGGTTCTCAGCCATGACCATGAAGAGTGTCGGCAGTGCAGCTCTGAAGAGGGTGGAGGAGGTCTGAAGGCACTAACTGAGGCTTATGGATG GTGCTCTGGTGATGCTTACACCCCTGATCATTGGAATTTTGTGTCATGGAAACCCTATCTGGTGTTCTTGCTGGGTCTCTTGTTTCTGGTGTTCAG ATTGTTATCTGATCCTCATCTAATACTGGTGGTGCATGGGACAATGCCAAGTACATCGAG AATGGTAAATTTCAAGATAACAAAATTGTGCTTGTTTAAACTTGGTTTACATGAG GCTGGGGCATCAGACCATGCAAGGAGCCTTGGCCCTAAGGAATCCGTTCGTCACATGGCTGCTGTTATTTGTGACACCATCGGGGACCCTCTCAAGGATACGTCCGGGTCGTCACCTATCAAACTAATGGTTGTGGAATTTCTGGTGTTGGCACCATTCTTTGCAACTCAAGGAAGTCTCTTGTTCAAGATCTAA
- the LOC135626852 gene encoding probably inactive leucine-rich repeat receptor-like protein kinase IMK2, whose product MRMKRRVGGCQHTMQEHMEMCESERAPSQQSATGSSLLLLLPLHIVMLSLLAHASSASSQSWDGIIISQADYQGLQALKHALDDPRGLLRGWNDTGLDACSGAWVGIKCVKGKVIAIQLPWRGLGGRITEKISQLAALRKLSLHDNSIGGQIPSAIGFLPQLRGLYLFNNRFSGAIPPSIGNCPILRTIDLSNNSLAGSIPSSIANATKLYRLNLSHNNLSGAIPRSITRSASLTIFSLQHNNVSGPIPDTWAIGGGSSQVYQLQTLNLDYNSISGNLPPSLSGLQMLKEITLSNNRLNGSIPEEIGKLSLLQTLDLSHNDIGGSLPVTICNLSSLVELSLEGNKIDGHIPDNIDGLKNLSMLSLKRNQLSGAIPATLGNISGLSQLDLSENNLTGEIPATLVHLTGLTSFDVSDNNLSGRVPLLLSHKFNSSSFMGNIQLCGYSITVPCPSSPAPTLSPPLIPTRRRHAKLSTKAIVLIVAGAVLAVLLFVLCCVLLCCLMRKRSSLGKKTDGGASATGREEKPGPATGAEAESGGEAGGKLVHFEGPLAFAADDLLCATAEIMGKSTYGTVYKATLEDGNQVAVKRLREKITKSQKEFETEACELGRIRHHNLLALRAYYLGPKGEKLLVFDFMPKGNLAAFLHARGPETPIDWATRMNITKGVTRGLLYLHNEVNMIHGNLTSSNVLLDDDDNAKISDFGLSSLMTSAASSNVIATAGALGYRAPELSKLKKANTKTDVYSLGVVMLELLTGKSPADLMNGMDLPHWVASIVKEEWTNEVFDLELMRDAAGTAAGDELLNTLKLALHCVDPAPTARPEVQQILQQLDEIRPDAAGATGSSEDGGSIAAASASNDY is encoded by the exons ATGCGAATGAAGAGGCGGGTCGGAGGATGCCAGCACACAATGCAAGAGCATATGGAGATGTGCGAGTCCGAGAGAGCCCCATCTCAGCAATCTGCAACCGGGAGTAGTCTCCTCCTGCTTCTGCCGCTTCATATCGTGATGTTGTCGCTGCTGGCTCATGCGAGCTCAGCTTCGAGCCAGTCCTGGGACGGCATCATCATCAGCCAGGCCGACTACCAAGGCCTCCAGGCGCTCAAGCACGCCCTGGACGACCCCCGGGGGCTCCTCCGCGGCTGGAACGACACCGGCCTCGACGCTTGCTCCGGCGCCTGGGTCGGGATCAAGTGCGTCAAGGGCAAGGTCATCGCCATCCAGCTCCCGTGGCGGGGCCTCGGCGGGCGAATCACCGAGAAGATCAGCCAGCTCGCCGCCTTGCGCAAGCTGAGCCTCCACGACAACTCCATCGGCGGTCAGATCCCTTCGGCCATTGGCTTCTTACCTCAACTCAGAGGCCTCTACCTCTTCAACAATCGCTTCTCGGGTGCCATCCCGCCGTCCATCGGCAACTGCCCCATCCTCCGGACCATCGATCTCAGCAACAACTCGCTTGCGGGTAGTATTCCTTCTTCCATTGCAAACGCTACTAAGCTGTATAGGCTTAACCTTAGCCATAACAATCTCTCCGGTGCCATCCCCCGTAGCATTACCCGCTCCGCCTCGCTTACCATTTTCTCCCTTCAGCACAACAATGTCTCCGGACCCATTCCCGACACATGGGCCATCGGAGGTGGTAGCAGCCAAGTCTACCAATTACAGACCTTAAATCTCGACTACAACTCCATCAGCGGGAATCTTCCGCCATCTCTCAGTGGACTACAAATGCTCAAAGAGATCACACTTAGCAACAATAGGCTTAACGGAAGCATACCCGAAGAGATCGGTAAACTGTCGCTGCTCCAAACGTTAGATCTTTCACATAACGATATAGGAGGGAGCCTTCCTGTTACCATCTGCAACTTGTCGTCCTTGGTCGAATTAAGCCTGGAGGGCAACAAAATCGACGGCCACATCCCCGACAACATCGATGGGCTCAAGAATCTGTCGATGCTGTCGCTTAAGAGGAACCAGTTAAGTGGCGCGATACCGGCGACACTCGGAAACATCTCTGGTCTATCGCAGCTAGACCTGTCGGAGAACAACCTCACCGGAGAGATACCGGCCACTTTGGTGCACCTGACTGGTCTGACTTCGTTCGATGTGTCCGACAACAACTTATCAGGTCGAGTGCCACTTCTCCTCTCCCACAAGTTTAATTCGAGCTCCTTCATGGGAAACATTCAGCTGTGTGGGTACAGCATTACCGTCCCTTGTCCTTCTTCCCCTGCCCCGACTCTGTCTCCTCCGTTGATCCCTACAAGGCGACGTCATGCTAAACTGAGCACCAAGGCGATCGTTCTCATAGTTGCAGGGGCAGTGCTGGCGGTGCTGCTTTTTGTGCTCTGCTGTGTTCTGCTCTGCTGCCTGATGAGGAAAAGGAGTTCCTTGGGGAAGAAGACCGATGGCGGCGCTTCTGCCACCGGAAGAGAGGAAAAGCCCGGGCCTGCCACGGGAGCTGAAGCGGAGTCCGGCGGGGAGGCCGGGGGAAAGCTGGTACACTTCGAGGGGCCGTTGGCATTCGCCGCCGATGACCTCCTGTGTGCGACGGCGGAGATCATGGGGAAGAGCACGTACGGGACCGTGTACAAGGCCACACTGGAGGACGGGAACCAAGTTGCAGTGAAGAGACTGCGAGAGAAGATCACCAAGAGCCAAAAGGAATTCGAGACGGAGGCGTGTGAGCTTGGCAGAATCCGGCATCACAATCTATTGGCGCTGCGAGCTTACTATTTAGGCCCCAAAGGAGAGAAGCTTCTGGTCTTTGATTTCATGCCCAAGGGAAACCTTGCAGCTTTTCTACATG CTCGGGGACCTGAGACGCCGATAGATTGGGCGACAAGGATGAACATAACCAAGGGGGTAACTCGGGGCCTACTCTACCTTCACAACGAAGTGAACATGATCCATGGCAACCTGACAAGCAGCAACGTTCTGCTTGACGACGACGACAACGCTAAGATATCTGATTTCGGCCTCTCGTCCTTGATGACCAGTGCTGCCAGCTCCAATGTGATTGCCACCGCAGGCGCGCTCGGCTACCGAGCCCCGGAGCTGTCCAAGCTCAAGAAGGCCAATACCAAGACCGACGTCTACAGCCTCGGCGTCGTCATGCTCGAGCTCCTCACGGGTAAATCGCCTGCGGACTTGATGAACGGCATGGACTTGCCGCACTGGGTGGCCTCGATAGTCAAAGAGGAGTGGACCAATGAGGTGTTCGACCTGGAACTGATGAGGGATGCGGCGGGGACGGCGGCCGGGGATGAGCTACTGAACACCTTGAAGTTGGCCCTGCACTGCGTCGACCCGGCGCCGACGGCCAGGCCGGAGGTTCAGCAAATCCTGCAGCAACTCGATGAGATCAGACCGGACGCTGCCGGCGCTACAGGATCCAGCGAGGATGGTGGCTCCATTGCCGCTGCATCCGCAAGCAATGATTATTAG
- the LOC135627196 gene encoding abscisic acid receptor PYL4-like — translation MPHSSPKPSPPLHRIGGKPVLGAGASAAAGVPVRCIGHGVPAVVSRHHEHAVEAHQCCSALVQHVAAPVAMVWSVVRRFDQPQTYKHFVKSCHVIDGDGDVGTLREVRIVSGLPAATSRERLEILDDERHVLSFRVVGGEHRLANYRSVTTLHPEAEGCTVVVESYVVDVPAGNTREDTRVFVDTIIRCNLQSLARTAENLAKRPGTAK, via the coding sequence ATGCCCCACTCCTCCCCCAAGCCTTCCCCTCCTCTCCACCGCATCGGCGGCAAGCCGGTCCTGGGGGCGGGGGCATCGGCGGCCGCAGGCGTACCCGTTCGGTGCATCGGCCATGGCGTCCCCGCCGTGGTGTCGCGACACCACGAGCACGCGGTGGAAGCCCACCAGTGCTGCTCGGCCTTGGTGCAGCACGTCGCGGCGCCGGTGGCCATGGTGTGGTCGGTGGTGCGCCGCTTCGACCAGCCGCAGACCTACAAGCACTTCGTGAAGAGCTGCCACGTGATCGACGGCGACGGTGACGTCGGCACCCTTCGGGAGGTCCGCATCGTGTCCGGCCTGCCGGCGGCGACCAGCCGGGAGCGCCTCGAGATCCTCGACGACGAGCGCCACGTGCTCAGCTTCCGGGTGGTCGGCGGGGAGCACCGCCTCGCCAACTACCGCTCCGTCACAACCCTCCACCCGGAGGCCGAGGGGTGCACGGTGGTGGTGGAGTCGTACGTGGTGGACGTGCCGGCGGGGAACACCAGGGAGGACACGCGCGTCTTCGTCGACACCATCATCCGGTGCAATCTCCAGTCCCTGGCGCGCACAGCCGAGAACCTGGCCAAGCGCCCCGGAACAGCCAAGTAA
- the LOC103972243 gene encoding protein trichome birefringence-like 33 produces the protein MKSPFPHRRRNLRTRLFVFSFVAFMIVLYGEDFTCILGTPFRRPDDPPPPPQQQQQQGRVPREKDEAVMPFAVGKTEEGCDVFAGEWVYDELSRPHYGEGDCPYIQPQLTCQTHGRPDSGYQHWRWQPHRCSLPSFDATLMLEMLRGKRMMFVGDSLNRGQFVSMVCLLHRVIPEHAKSMESFDSFMVFTAKDYNATIEFYWAPFLVESNSDNALVHRIKERIVRPGSIMKHARHWKGADIVVFNTYLWWMAGRKMKIMRGPFGGDTKNITDMVTEDAYRLALRRMLKWVEKNMDPRSTRVFFTSMSPSHHSSEEWGGEPQGNCYNETTPIEDATYWGTSTSKSMMQVIGEVFDASKVPITLLNITQLSEYRKDAHTQIYKKQWSPLTPEQLANPRSYADCIHWCLPGLQDTWNELLYAKLFFP, from the exons ATGAAGTCGCCGTTCCCCCATAGAAGGCGCAACCTCCGCACCCGTCTTTTCGTCTTCTCCTTCGTCGCCTTCATGATCGTCCTCTACGGCGAGGACTTCACGTGCATCCTCGGCACTCCATTCCGGCGACCAGATgatccaccgccgccgccgcagcagcagcagcagcaaggaaGAGTCCCGAGAG AGAAGGACGAGGCGGTGATGCCGTTCGCGGTGGGGAAGACGGAGGAGGGATGCGATGTCTTCGCGGGGGAATGGGTGTACGACGAGTTATCGAGGCCGCACTACGGCGAGGGGGACTGCCCCTACATCCAGCCCCAGCTGACATGCCAGACGCACGGCAGGCCCGACTCCGGCTACCAGCACTGGAGATGGCAGCCGCATCGCTGCTCTTTACCCAG CTTCGACGCCACCTTAATGCTGGAAATGCTTCGAGGCAAGCGGATGATGTTCGTGGGTGATTCCTTGAACCGGGGGCAATTCGTATCCATGGTGTGCCTCCTGCATCGGGTCATTCCAGAGCACGCCAAATCCATGGAATCCTTTGACTCGTTCATGGTCTTCACGGCCAAG GACTACAATGCGACGATCGAGTTCTACTGGGCGCCGTTTCTGGTGGAATCCAACTCCGACAACGCCCTCGTCCACAGGATCAAAGAGCGGATCGTCCGACCGGGTTCCATCATGAAGCACGCTCGCCATTGGAAGGGAGCCGACATCGTCGTCTTCAACACATACCTTTGGTGGATGGCCGGCCGCAAAATGAAGATTAT gcgagggcccTTTGGAGGTGACACGAAGAACATCACCGATATGGTGACGGAGGATGCTTATAGGCTGGCATTGAGGAGGATGCTTAAATGGGTGGAGAAGAACATGGATCCTCGCAGCACCAGAGTGTTCTTCACAAGCATGTCGCCTTCTCACCACAG TAGCGAAGAGTGGGGAGGTGAACCCCAAGGGAACTGCTACAACGAGACGACTCCCATCGAGGACGCTACGTACTGGGGAACGAGCACGAGCAAGAGCATGATGCAGGTGATCGGAGAGGTGTTCGACGCCAGCAAAGTGCCAATAACTCTGCTCAACATTACCCAACTGTCGGAGTACCGGAAAGATGCACACACCCAGATATACAAGAAGCAGTGGAGCCCGTTGACGCCGGAGCAGCTGGCTAACCCCAGAAGCTACGCAGACTGCATCCATTGGTGCTTGCCCGGCCTGCAAGATACATGGAATGAGCTCCTGTACGCTAAACTCTTCTTTCCTTGA